One genomic segment of Pseudomonas fortuita includes these proteins:
- a CDS encoding site-specific integrase, producing the protein MLYEGVSALPMNESAQFILNNQLPRPSKKRVALASIFYETLKADLASGKSQNTVKNLTQKLRAFYAWGDKHNQEMTVNNIERAFINWCDWNLEKTRTSVEKKTDPFNRVVGVGGIIDRALNRHQKIMTLTRLRHQKAKSNWNRKSDRINFSKLFEFGSALLDICTSLDEDTVYGDLPAIVKFRSGQRIELWSGLYSPEKLKHESMRDRQAIKIRNAYIAEKSWRTRFPLMNLRIEAEILTFIAQTQMNLAQVMTMPAGKFAYQSFTGGYHVSRVYKERKSGETEFDIYSEYRTHFDNYLKWRDALYPNNDLLFPLRSHFGRRQSAQYNFQSVKRIMSKLDIEVILPRELRLCKVNWLLRKTNDPLLTSEMAQHTELTLLTSYERPNHQTALAEISRFHQKTDPAFAAPGPVICVKVAPEATEASPKEAPKPDCTNPAGCLFCIHQRDIAEFDHVWSLMSYRYLKSLELAVHRPNKLTKNDHPAFLAVNAITTKLEAFESDEQFLPWIAESATRVQEGVYHPKWDGFIKLAEMRI; encoded by the coding sequence TTGCTTTATGAAGGCGTGAGCGCCCTTCCCATGAATGAGTCGGCTCAATTCATATTAAACAACCAGCTTCCTCGACCCTCAAAAAAAAGAGTCGCTTTGGCTTCAATTTTCTATGAAACGCTTAAAGCTGATTTGGCCTCAGGCAAGAGCCAGAATACGGTGAAAAATCTAACTCAGAAACTCAGGGCATTCTATGCCTGGGGCGACAAACACAATCAAGAGATGACGGTCAACAACATCGAAAGGGCATTTATCAACTGGTGTGACTGGAACCTAGAGAAAACACGTACTTCAGTTGAAAAAAAGACGGACCCTTTCAATCGGGTAGTAGGAGTTGGCGGCATTATAGATCGAGCCCTAAACCGCCATCAGAAAATCATGACGCTGACTCGTCTTCGTCATCAGAAAGCAAAAAGTAACTGGAACCGTAAAAGTGACAGAATAAACTTTAGTAAGCTTTTCGAGTTTGGAAGTGCTTTGCTGGACATTTGCACTTCCTTAGACGAAGACACAGTATATGGTGACCTGCCAGCGATTGTGAAGTTTAGATCGGGACAACGAATTGAGCTATGGAGCGGACTCTACAGCCCTGAAAAACTAAAGCATGAAAGCATGCGGGATAGGCAAGCAATTAAGATCCGCAACGCCTACATAGCAGAAAAGTCATGGAGGACCAGATTTCCTTTGATGAATTTGAGAATAGAAGCCGAGATACTCACATTCATCGCACAAACCCAGATGAATCTTGCTCAAGTTATGACTATGCCAGCTGGAAAGTTTGCCTATCAGAGCTTTACCGGCGGATATCATGTAAGCAGAGTCTACAAAGAGCGGAAATCCGGCGAAACTGAATTTGATATATACAGCGAATACAGAACCCACTTCGATAATTATTTGAAGTGGCGTGATGCATTATATCCTAATAACGACCTTCTCTTCCCGCTCCGGTCGCACTTTGGAAGGCGGCAATCTGCTCAATACAATTTCCAATCTGTAAAAAGAATAATGTCAAAACTTGACATTGAAGTCATCCTGCCTAGAGAGCTGAGGCTCTGCAAGGTTAATTGGCTTTTAAGAAAAACAAATGATCCCCTGTTAACATCAGAGATGGCTCAACATACTGAGCTAACGCTTCTAACATCTTATGAGCGGCCCAATCATCAAACTGCACTTGCCGAAATAAGCAGGTTTCATCAGAAGACCGATCCCGCGTTTGCTGCCCCAGGGCCCGTGATCTGCGTAAAGGTTGCCCCCGAAGCTACAGAGGCGTCGCCCAAGGAAGCCCCAAAGCCCGATTGCACCAACCCCGCGGGCTGCCTGTTCTGTATCCACCAAAGAGACATTGCTGAGTTTGATCATGTTTGGTCTCTAATGAGCTACCGATATCTGAAATCCTTGGAGCTGGCAGTTCACCGTCCGAACAAGCTAACTAAAAACGACCATCCAGCCTTCCTAGCAGTAAACGCAATTACTACAAAACTCGAGGCATTTGAGAGTGATGAGCAGTTCCTTCCGTGGATAGCTGAATCCGCGACTCGCGTTCAGGAAGGCGTTTACCACCCAAAGTGGGACGGCTTTATTAAGCTAGCAGAAATGAGAATATAG
- a CDS encoding accessory factor UbiK family protein, translating into MLAPKALLDALSDQASRLFSSDTAQPRAELESQFKVLMQGAFSKLDLVSRDEFDSQMVVLARTRARLEALEKQVAELEARLNPTPQDK; encoded by the coding sequence ATGCTTGCGCCCAAAGCCCTTCTCGATGCCCTGAGCGACCAGGCCTCGCGCCTGTTCAGCAGCGATACCGCCCAGCCCCGTGCAGAACTGGAAAGCCAGTTCAAGGTGCTGATGCAAGGTGCCTTCAGCAAGCTGGACCTGGTCAGCCGTGACGAATTCGACAGCCAGATGGTTGTGCTGGCGCGCACCCGTGCTCGCCTGGAGGCTTTGGAAAAACAAGTAGCCGAGCTGGAAGCACGGCTGAACCCGACCCCACAGGATAAGTGA
- a CDS encoding LysR substrate-binding domain-containing protein, protein MEDLNSLYYFTQVVEHGGFAPAGRALDMPKSKLSRRIADLEDRLGVRLLHRTSRHCSLTEIGQAYYNRCLAMRVEAEGAAEIIERNRSEPRGLVRISCPTTLLNSWVGPMLTRYMLKYPQVELFIESTNRRVDLLHEGFDIALRVRFPPLENTDMVMKVLSNSTQCLVGQPHYLAQLPKGFDPQLLGTLPSVHWGSAQREYQWELFQGEDNSRSIVIPHTPRMVTDDLFALRHFVVAGVGIAHLPRVAVREDLASGRLVELLPEWHPRCGIVHAIFPSRRGLLPSVRALIDHLAEEFAISDMA, encoded by the coding sequence TTGGAAGACCTCAACTCCCTCTACTACTTCACCCAAGTCGTGGAGCACGGCGGCTTCGCCCCGGCCGGGCGGGCGCTGGACATGCCCAAGTCGAAACTCAGCCGGCGCATCGCCGACCTTGAAGACCGCCTGGGCGTGCGCCTGCTGCACCGCACCAGCCGGCACTGCTCGCTGACCGAGATCGGCCAGGCCTACTACAACCGTTGCCTGGCCATGCGCGTGGAGGCCGAGGGCGCGGCGGAAATCATCGAACGCAACCGCAGCGAGCCGCGCGGGCTGGTGCGCATCAGTTGCCCGACCACCCTGCTCAACTCCTGGGTCGGGCCGATGCTGACCCGCTACATGCTCAAGTACCCGCAGGTGGAGTTGTTCATCGAAAGTACCAACCGCCGTGTCGACCTGCTGCACGAGGGCTTCGACATCGCCCTGCGCGTGCGCTTTCCGCCGCTGGAGAACACCGACATGGTGATGAAGGTGCTGAGCAACAGCACCCAGTGCCTGGTCGGCCAGCCGCACTACCTGGCGCAACTGCCCAAAGGGTTTGACCCGCAGCTGCTGGGCACGCTACCCAGCGTGCATTGGGGCAGTGCCCAGCGCGAGTACCAGTGGGAACTGTTCCAGGGTGAGGACAACAGCCGCAGCATCGTCATCCCGCACACACCGCGCATGGTGACCGATGACCTGTTTGCACTGCGCCATTTCGTGGTGGCCGGGGTGGGGATCGCGCACTTGCCGAGGGTGGCGGTTCGCGAGGACCTGGCTTCGGGGCGCTTGGTGGAATTGCTGCCTGAGTGGCACCCGCGTTGCGGCATCGTGCATGCGATCTTCCCGTCGCGGCGGGGGTTACTGCCGTCGGTGCGGGCGCTGATCGATCATCTGGCTGAGGAATTTGCGATCAGCGACATGGCGTGA
- a CDS encoding type II toxin-antitoxin system RelE/ParE family toxin, translating into MIRSFRHKGLRLLHQHRDTSGVRADHVNRLRRLLASLEVAQTAADMNRPGYRLHPLHGKLESYWAVNVSGNWRVVFRFVGTDVELVDYLDYH; encoded by the coding sequence GTGATAAGAAGTTTCAGGCACAAAGGCCTGAGGCTGCTCCATCAGCATCGTGACACGTCTGGAGTGCGTGCAGATCATGTGAATCGCTTGCGGCGTTTACTGGCTTCTCTTGAAGTTGCACAAACCGCAGCAGACATGAACCGGCCGGGTTACCGTCTTCATCCTCTGCACGGAAAGCTGGAAAGCTATTGGGCAGTAAATGTCTCGGGTAACTGGCGAGTGGTGTTCCGCTTCGTGGGTACCGATGTGGAGCTTGTTGACTATCTGGATTATCACTAG
- a CDS encoding TOBE domain-containing protein, with amino-acid sequence MKVSARNVFEGKVTNVQPGAVNAEVELTLGGGEKLVAVVTMASLHNLSINVGKDAVALVKAPWVVLLTDAAGYKLSARNALEGEVVRVGDGAVNAEVVLKLAGGTEVFAIVTREAVQELGLAPGVKATALIKASHIILGAKP; translated from the coding sequence ATGAAAGTCAGCGCACGCAATGTTTTTGAAGGCAAAGTCACCAACGTTCAGCCCGGCGCGGTCAATGCCGAAGTCGAGCTGACCCTGGGTGGCGGCGAAAAGCTGGTAGCGGTGGTCACCATGGCCAGCCTGCATAACCTCAGCATCAACGTCGGCAAAGACGCCGTGGCGCTGGTCAAGGCGCCGTGGGTGGTACTGCTGACCGACGCCGCCGGCTACAAGCTATCGGCCCGTAACGCACTGGAAGGCGAAGTGGTGCGGGTGGGTGATGGTGCAGTGAATGCCGAAGTGGTGCTGAAGCTGGCCGGCGGCACCGAGGTGTTTGCCATCGTGACCCGCGAAGCCGTGCAGGAGCTGGGCCTGGCACCGGGTGTGAAGGCCACTGCGCTGATCAAGGCCTCGCACATCATCCTCGGCGCCAAGCCCTGA
- a CDS encoding gamma-glutamylcyclotransferase family protein: MQPSSAYPVLLFSYGTLQDKAVQRANFGRELSGQADRMPGYRQDWVEITDPAVLAASGKSHHPIVSPSSQADDSVAGTVFQISEEELAAADRYEVADYKRVAVTLASGLTAWVYVRA, encoded by the coding sequence ATGCAGCCCTCCAGCGCATACCCGGTACTGCTGTTTTCCTACGGCACGCTGCAGGACAAGGCCGTGCAACGGGCCAACTTCGGCCGTGAGCTGAGCGGCCAGGCCGACCGCATGCCGGGCTACCGACAGGACTGGGTCGAGATCACCGACCCGGCTGTGCTGGCGGCTAGCGGCAAGTCCCATCACCCCATCGTTTCCCCCAGCAGCCAGGCCGACGACAGCGTGGCCGGCACGGTCTTCCAGATCAGCGAAGAAGAGCTGGCGGCGGCGGACCGCTATGAAGTTGCCGACTACAAGCGCGTCGCCGTCACGCTCGCGTCGGGCCTGACTGCCTGGGTTTATGTGCGCGCCTGA
- a CDS encoding DUF4034 domain-containing protein: MQTLAQTRQVIRELVQANSFIELTRCFDSLEAQWRQAAPGEFPAYLAAIEGHMLVDLENQGDRALSQVLKAWIDACPKAYHPQVVMGMHCFHRACQVQDGGQRNAARLLAVEQICETATAHLLRAMDRSAQPVAAAIGMLRVSAQLREPGWLIELFQGQPARYRPSAHADVEAQEAAAPLLVKYGLLPLAELPQALPACLSRRADHENEAPRYYWLRHALVARPGCFEAIQALAVYLLPRWGASFDALDLLANGPLCDGWDEALRNALRWMAVEERLKLPHAEQLQAVADWQQLFDSWLQRPLRPRESAVVLAWRGALRSSALQDHAGGMRDFAASLACNASHGAIPAMGEPFRCFVGLILCDGMADEHQLLRTAIERLCEGRSHAGACAMRAAGHRFGLWGLPRSAEQARLWSQVAVTRQRAGHAPGFDVLAVARLLWAANRHEVACYLYQRFAELSLPGAALGLYELHSGGLGNTPAHYLDDETAEYWLQRAVEAGSRQAKYNLACLRMEGDEDLSERSAMLAVRRLLVDALGNPHTNARARLHLGILLRQFGEVQERAEAVAYLSSLVEHPDPWVAGRASAELGLAWMQGRGTRKQSRFAAIEWANRAAALQPGDSAIENIQAEILNSHNRVKTLVTQCGATLFRGTLHASELPPKQAVSEPGRLRASA; encoded by the coding sequence GTGCAAACGCTCGCCCAAACGCGCCAGGTGATTCGCGAACTGGTGCAGGCCAATTCATTCATTGAACTCACCCGGTGTTTCGACAGCCTTGAGGCGCAATGGCGCCAAGCCGCGCCCGGCGAGTTCCCGGCCTACCTGGCGGCCATCGAAGGGCACATGCTGGTGGACCTGGAAAACCAGGGTGACAGGGCCCTGAGCCAAGTGCTCAAAGCCTGGATTGATGCCTGCCCCAAGGCTTACCACCCGCAAGTGGTAATGGGCATGCACTGTTTCCACCGGGCCTGCCAGGTGCAGGATGGTGGCCAACGCAACGCTGCCCGCTTGCTGGCCGTCGAGCAAATTTGTGAAACCGCGACCGCGCACCTGTTGCGTGCAATGGACCGCTCTGCACAACCCGTGGCAGCGGCCATTGGCATGCTGCGTGTCAGTGCGCAACTGCGCGAACCTGGCTGGTTGATCGAACTGTTTCAGGGGCAGCCTGCGCGGTACAGGCCCAGTGCCCATGCCGATGTGGAAGCGCAGGAAGCCGCAGCCCCCTTGCTCGTGAAGTACGGGCTGTTGCCCTTGGCCGAGCTGCCCCAAGCATTACCGGCGTGCCTGAGCAGGCGGGCCGATCACGAAAACGAAGCACCACGCTATTACTGGTTGCGCCATGCGCTGGTGGCCCGCCCTGGTTGTTTCGAAGCGATCCAGGCGCTGGCCGTTTACCTGTTGCCCCGTTGGGGGGCCAGTTTTGATGCGCTGGACCTGTTGGCCAATGGGCCGTTGTGCGATGGGTGGGACGAAGCGCTGCGCAATGCGTTGCGCTGGATGGCCGTCGAAGAACGGCTGAAGCTGCCACATGCCGAGCAGTTGCAGGCCGTCGCGGATTGGCAGCAACTGTTCGATAGCTGGCTGCAACGCCCGCTAAGGCCCAGGGAAAGCGCCGTCGTGCTGGCCTGGCGAGGCGCGCTGCGCAGCAGTGCCTTGCAAGACCATGCAGGCGGTATGCGTGATTTCGCCGCGAGCTTGGCATGCAACGCCAGTCATGGCGCCATCCCTGCGATGGGCGAGCCATTTCGCTGTTTTGTCGGGCTGATACTGTGTGATGGCATGGCAGATGAGCATCAGCTGTTGCGCACCGCCATCGAGCGCCTGTGTGAAGGCCGCTCGCATGCTGGCGCTTGTGCAATGCGCGCTGCCGGGCATCGCTTCGGCCTGTGGGGGCTGCCGCGTTCGGCCGAGCAGGCAAGGCTCTGGTCACAGGTGGCGGTGACCCGCCAGCGCGCGGGCCATGCGCCAGGCTTCGATGTGCTCGCTGTGGCGCGGCTGCTGTGGGCTGCCAACCGGCACGAGGTGGCTTGTTACCTGTACCAGCGCTTTGCGGAGCTGAGCTTGCCGGGTGCTGCCCTTGGCCTGTACGAGCTGCACAGCGGCGGCCTGGGCAACACCCCGGCGCACTATCTGGACGACGAGACGGCTGAGTATTGGCTGCAGCGTGCGGTAGAGGCGGGCAGCAGGCAGGCCAAGTACAACCTCGCCTGCCTGCGTATGGAGGGTGATGAGGACCTGAGTGAGCGAAGTGCCATGCTGGCTGTCAGGCGCCTGCTGGTCGATGCGCTGGGTAATCCGCACACCAATGCGCGTGCGCGCTTGCACCTGGGTATCCTGTTGCGCCAGTTTGGCGAAGTCCAGGAACGGGCCGAGGCCGTCGCCTACCTGTCGAGCCTGGTCGAGCACCCGGACCCGTGGGTTGCCGGACGGGCCAGCGCCGAACTGGGGCTGGCCTGGATGCAGGGGCGCGGCACTCGCAAGCAGAGCCGTTTTGCTGCCATCGAATGGGCCAACCGTGCGGCTGCCTTGCAGCCTGGGGATTCAGCCATCGAAAACATCCAGGCCGAGATCCTCAACTCGCACAACCGGGTGAAGACCCTGGTTACCCAGTGTGGTGCGACCCTGTTTCGCGGCACCTTGCACGCCAGCGAGTTGCCGCCGAAACAGGCAGTATCCGAGCCGGGCCGGCTACGGGCGTCGGCCTGA
- a CDS encoding tyrosine-type recombinase/integrase, whose translation MARQEYIDFVPASASIENGSLVWKTLQHQRPIESLPQLFWGDGSPWREANLWLMLQGTSAQKDIQTLKSKSSAIHGYMKWLEIAGTDWRDFPARESERCLVKFRGHLVRARKSGDLAPSTASQRMRVVIQFYRWLRANGALSPEWPMWRDSYVNIKYSNAYGLERTVTVNTTSLSIPNRSPAGEKLEDGLYPVSEADRAKILDAAKEHCTHELWLMLMCGFFTGMRVQTITDLKISTLINAVPDPASDELYRLAVGPGASPPVATKGGVTGHVFIPKVLLDELLTYCYDPERLKREAKARIENKDHVFLTKNGNLYAERNKDRSPALNTAMSAFRRIGKSSGISALHKFKFHQTRCTFATDLARLAIKAGGAIHAIAIVKDALLHADEKTTLKYIKFVEKSPIKASIANEFTRAFFNSTIKAIE comes from the coding sequence ATGGCGCGACAGGAGTACATCGATTTTGTGCCAGCAAGCGCATCAATCGAGAACGGAAGTTTGGTTTGGAAAACTCTACAGCACCAAAGACCTATTGAGTCACTACCGCAATTATTCTGGGGCGACGGCTCACCTTGGCGTGAAGCGAACCTGTGGCTGATGCTCCAAGGAACAAGTGCTCAAAAAGATATCCAGACGCTGAAGTCAAAGAGTTCAGCGATCCATGGTTATATGAAATGGCTGGAAATCGCTGGTACCGACTGGCGAGACTTCCCTGCTCGAGAGAGTGAAAGGTGCTTGGTTAAATTCCGAGGCCACCTTGTCAGAGCTAGAAAATCCGGCGATCTGGCACCTTCCACAGCTTCGCAGCGCATGCGAGTGGTCATTCAGTTTTATCGCTGGCTGCGCGCTAATGGAGCCTTATCTCCAGAATGGCCCATGTGGCGCGATAGCTATGTGAACATCAAATACAGCAATGCTTACGGGCTAGAGCGTACAGTCACAGTTAACACAACCAGTTTATCTATTCCGAACCGATCTCCAGCAGGAGAGAAACTGGAAGACGGTTTATATCCGGTGTCAGAGGCAGACAGAGCCAAAATACTCGATGCTGCGAAAGAACATTGCACTCATGAGCTATGGCTAATGCTAATGTGCGGCTTTTTCACCGGCATGAGAGTTCAAACCATAACTGATCTAAAAATATCAACCTTAATAAATGCAGTTCCGGATCCCGCTTCTGATGAACTGTACCGATTAGCTGTGGGACCTGGTGCGAGCCCGCCCGTAGCTACAAAAGGTGGAGTTACAGGCCACGTCTTCATTCCAAAAGTCCTATTGGATGAATTACTAACCTATTGCTATGATCCGGAGAGGTTAAAACGCGAGGCCAAGGCAAGGATTGAAAATAAGGACCATGTCTTCTTAACGAAAAACGGCAACCTTTACGCTGAAAGGAACAAAGATAGGTCACCAGCATTAAACACAGCGATGTCAGCCTTCCGAAGGATTGGCAAAAGCTCTGGCATAAGCGCATTGCATAAGTTTAAGTTCCACCAGACACGATGCACGTTTGCAACCGACTTAGCACGACTCGCCATCAAAGCAGGCGGCGCAATCCACGCCATTGCCATCGTAAAAGATGCACTGTTACACGCTGACGAGAAGACAACGCTCAAGTACATTAAATTTGTTGAAAAGTCGCCTATCAAGGCGTCCATTGCGAACGAATTTACCCGAGCTTTCTTTAACTCCACGATCAAAGCAATCGAATGA
- a CDS encoding monovalent cation:proton antiporter-2 (CPA2) family protein, whose product MPHEGSLLQTAVIFLLAAVVAVPLAKRLQLGAVLGYLLAGVAIGPQALGLIRDTESVAHISELGVVLLLFIIGLELSPKRLWLMRKSVFGVGTAQVLLTGALLGAIALFGFSQTLPAAIVLGLGLALSSTALGLQSLAESKQLNAPHGRLAFAILLFQDIAAIPLIALVPLLAASGPDASHGDSLQHGLKVFASIAVVIIGGRYLLRPVFRTVARTGLPEVSTATALLVVIGTAWLMEEAGISMALGAFLAGLLLADSEYRHELESQIEPFKGLLLGLFFISVGMGANLRLLLDMPLVVLGLTLLLVAVKLVLLIGVGRLVGGLNSASALRLGMVLAAGGEFAFVVFKLGKDQGLFDTQTYDLLLMTITLSMAITPLLMLGCARALKRPQPAREVPEQYKQIQTDTPRVVIVGMGRMGQIVARILRAQKIPFIALETSVDAIEMTRMFEQVPVFYGDPLRPEVLHAAKVGQAEYFIITIDDPEAAIHTAERVKRLYPHLKVLARARNRQHVHKLVDAGAEPIRETFYSSLEMTRRALVGLGLSDEQAADRIARFTQHDEEVLVAQGQVRDDRAKVMQTAKEARVELERLFDSDAV is encoded by the coding sequence ATGCCACACGAAGGCAGCCTTCTGCAAACCGCGGTGATCTTTCTGCTCGCGGCCGTCGTCGCCGTCCCCCTGGCCAAGCGCCTGCAACTGGGTGCCGTGCTCGGCTACCTGCTGGCCGGTGTAGCCATCGGCCCGCAGGCACTTGGCCTGATCCGCGACACCGAAAGCGTGGCGCACATTTCCGAGCTGGGCGTGGTCCTGCTGCTGTTCATCATTGGCCTGGAGCTGTCGCCCAAGCGCCTGTGGCTGATGCGCAAGTCGGTGTTCGGCGTGGGTACCGCGCAGGTGCTGCTGACCGGCGCGCTGCTCGGTGCCATTGCCCTGTTCGGCTTCAGCCAGACGCTGCCGGCAGCCATCGTCCTCGGCCTGGGCCTGGCGCTGTCGTCCACCGCCCTTGGCCTGCAAAGCCTGGCCGAGAGCAAGCAGCTCAACGCCCCGCACGGCCGCCTGGCGTTCGCCATCCTGCTGTTTCAGGACATCGCTGCGATCCCGCTGATTGCCCTGGTACCGCTACTGGCCGCCAGTGGGCCGGACGCCAGCCACGGCGATAGCCTGCAACACGGCCTGAAGGTATTTGCCAGCATCGCCGTGGTGATCATCGGTGGTCGCTATCTGTTGCGCCCGGTGTTCCGCACCGTGGCCCGCACCGGCCTGCCGGAAGTGTCTACTGCCACCGCACTGCTGGTAGTGATCGGCACCGCCTGGCTGATGGAAGAAGCGGGTATATCCATGGCCCTGGGCGCCTTCCTCGCCGGCCTGCTGCTGGCCGACTCGGAATACCGCCACGAGCTGGAATCGCAGATCGAGCCGTTCAAGGGCCTGCTGCTGGGTTTGTTTTTCATCAGCGTGGGCATGGGCGCCAACCTTCGCCTGCTGCTGGACATGCCGCTGGTGGTGCTGGGCCTGACCCTGCTGCTGGTGGCAGTAAAGCTGGTGCTGCTGATCGGCGTCGGGCGCCTGGTCGGTGGCCTGAACAGCGCCAGCGCCCTGCGCCTGGGCATGGTACTGGCGGCCGGTGGCGAGTTCGCCTTCGTGGTCTTCAAGCTGGGCAAGGACCAAGGCCTGTTCGACACCCAGACCTACGACCTGCTGCTGATGACCATTACCCTGTCGATGGCCATCACCCCGCTGCTGATGCTGGGCTGCGCCCGCGCCCTCAAACGCCCGCAACCGGCGCGTGAAGTGCCCGAGCAGTACAAGCAGATCCAGACGGATACGCCGCGGGTGGTGATCGTCGGCATGGGCCGCATGGGCCAGATCGTCGCGCGCATCCTGCGGGCGCAGAAGATCCCGTTCATTGCCCTGGAAACCTCGGTGGACGCCATCGAGATGACCCGCATGTTCGAACAGGTGCCGGTGTTCTACGGCGACCCGCTGCGCCCCGAGGTGCTGCACGCCGCCAAGGTGGGTCAAGCGGAGTACTTCATCATCACCATCGATGACCCAGAAGCCGCCATTCATACCGCTGAACGGGTAAAACGCCTGTACCCGCACCTGAAGGTGCTGGCCCGGGCACGTAACCGCCAGCATGTGCACAAGTTGGTGGATGCAGGCGCCGAGCCGATTCGCGAGACGTTCTACTCCAGCCTGGAAATGACCCGCCGCGCGCTGGTGGGGTTGGGCTTGAGCGATGAACAGGCGGCGGACCGTATCGCACGGTTTACCCAGCATGACGAAGAAGTGCTGGTGGCCCAGGGGCAGGTACGCGATGACCGGGCCAAGGTGATGCAGACGGCCAAGGAGGCGCGGGTGGAGCTGGAGCGGTTGTTTGATTCGGATGCGGTTTGA
- a CDS encoding HigA family addiction module antitoxin — MPMFDPPHPGESLREDVLPAIGMNVSELARHLGYSRGQLSTVLNGRAAISADLAYRLELAGLGPARQYLAEQAAYDLWQAAQREHPQIERLVFA; from the coding sequence ATGCCTATGTTCGATCCTCCCCATCCTGGGGAGTCTTTGCGAGAAGATGTGTTGCCCGCAATTGGCATGAACGTTTCTGAGTTAGCTCGCCACCTCGGCTATTCGCGGGGGCAGTTGTCCACGGTACTCAATGGGCGCGCCGCCATTTCTGCCGATCTTGCTTATCGGCTTGAGCTGGCAGGCCTTGGGCCTGCCCGGCAATACCTTGCCGAACAGGCAGCTTACGATCTTTGGCAAGCCGCTCAGCGTGAGCATCCTCAAATAGAGCGGTTGGTGTTCGCCTGA